In bacterium, the DNA window TACGCCGCGCTTGAACCCTTCGGTCCACTGGGGTTTCTGGAAAGCCGGGAGGGTACGGAAAAATACGCCCGGTTCGGCATAGCGGCGGCGCGGCCATTGCTGACGGTTCACGGCAAGGGGCACCGTTATACCGTCAACGATGACATGGGAAACGAGGTCGTCACTGACGTTGCCGATCCTCTCCAGTTCATCCACGATCTGGAGCCCGCGGTGGATCTGCCCCACGGGCTTGAAAATTTCCGGTTCGCGGCCGGCTGGATCGGTTCCCTGGGATACGAGACGGCTGAGCTGTTCGAAGATATCCCAAGGGCCGGTATCGATGACGTCAACCTCCCGGACACGTTTTTCTACCTGCCATCCCTGGTTGTCCTCAAGGACGCCGCCTCCCGGCGTCTGACACTGGTGGCCCTTTCAGGTGACAGGGCCGGCGCCCGGGACCTTGTTCTGGAGGCGGTACGAAGACTGAAAGAGGTGGATGTCGCGGCTCCATCCGATCAGGGAGAAGAGAAAAGGGAGGCCCGGACCACTTTTGAGGAGGGGGAGTTCCTCGAGGCCGTGGCAAAGTGCAAGGAACTGATCCATGACGGGGAACTCATCCAGGTGGTCATATCCCGTCGTTGGGAGGTCGATCCGGCCCCGCCGCCCGAGTTGGTTTACAGCGCCCTGGCAGTGTTTAACCCCTCACCTTACCACTTTTACCTCCAGATGCCCGGAGGGGTCCTCCTGGGTGCTTCTCCGGAACTCCTGGTGCGGAGGGAAGGCGATATCCTCACGGTCCGCCCCATAGCCGGAACGAGGCGAAGGGGGGGGAACGAGGAGGAGGACCTGGCACTGGAAAAGGAGATGATGTCCGATCCCAAGGAGCGGGCTGAGCACACCATGCTCGTGGACCTCGGCCGGAACGACCTTGGGCGGGTTTCCGAGGCGGGAACCGTTCAGGTAACCAGGAGGATGCTCGTTGAGCGTTACTCCCACGTCATGCACCTGGTTTCCGAGGTGCGTTCCCGGATCGACGGCAGGTACGATTCCTACGACGTCCTGAGGGCCTGCTTTCCGGCCGGTACCGTTTCCGGCGCGCCCAAGATAAGGGCCATGCAGGCCATTGCGGGACTGGAGCCGGTTGTGCGGGGGCCTTACGCAGGCGGCGTGGGCTATTTCGACGTCCGCGGCAACATGGATTTTTGCATCACTATCCGTTCGGTCTTCTATTCTGCAGGCAGGGCTTACATCCAGTCCGGGGCGGGCATCGTGGCGGACTCGGTCCCGGAAAGGGAACGGGACGAGATCACCGCCAAGGCCGCGGCCATGGTGAAGGCTTTCGGCAACGTCTCGTTTGAAAAATAATTCAGACGTTACCGAAAGCAGAGTTAAGAGCTAAGTACTAAGTCCTGGGTAGATCGCGCTTGTCTTGACACTTAGCTCTTAGCACCTGGGACCTGGCACCAATTGTATGCCACAGGGAGGCATATCATGATCCTCATCATCGACAACTACGATTCCTTTACCTACAACATCTACCAGGCCATCTGTACCATGACCCCGGATGCCAAAGGTGTCGAGGTAGTACGTAACGACCGGGTTACCCTGTCCGGGCTCGAAGAGATGGGTATAAGCCATCTGGTCATTTCGCCCGGCCCGGGGCGGCCCGACGGGGCGGGGATCAGCATCGAAGCGGTCAGGGCTTTCTCCGGCCGGATACCGGTCCTGGGGGTCTGTCTGGGACACCAGACCATCGGACAGGTGTTCGGGGGAGAGGTTGTCCACGCCCAAAGACTGATGCACGGTAAACCTTCCATGATCCGGCATACCGGGCGCGGCCTGTTCGAAGGGATTCCCACCCCCTTGGAGGCCATCCGGTATCACTCCCTGGTTTTACAGAAACGGTCCCTCCCGGAGGAACTTGCGGTGACGGCCTCTTCCGATGATGGAGAGATCATGGGGGTCAGCCACCGGTTGTTCACCGTAGAGGGTGTTCAGTTCCACCCGGAGTCCTTCGGGACTGTTGGCGGTGAGGTGATCTTTGAGAACTTCCTGAAGATGGAGGGAGGGTTGCGGCATGCTGCGTAAAAAACTTGGAATGGTCGTGGAGGGCATCGACCTTGATGCCGAGGCCATGGCGGAAGCTGTGGGCGCCATCATGGAAGGGGAGGCGAGTCCCGTTCAGGTCGGAGCTTTCCTTACGGCCCTGCGGCTCAAGGGTGAGAGTGAGGAAGAGATCGCCGGTGCGGCCATGGCCCTCAGGGCGCGGTGCGTTCGTCTGCCCGGAGATGCCTTTGCCGATGCCATCGACACCTGCGGCACCGGGGGGGATGGGGCCGGAACCGTGAACGTCTCAACCCTCGCCGCCATTACCGCTGCGGGGGCCGGCGCCAAGGTCGCCAAGCACGGGAACCGGTCGGTCTCCAGCCTCTGCGGGAGCGCCGATCTGCTTACTGCCCTGGGTGTTCGCATTGATTTGACCCCCGAGGCCTCGGCCAGGTGCCTGAAAGAGGCCGGGTTCGCTTTCCTCTTCGCTCCCCTTTACCATCCTGCCATGAAAATGGTGGCTCCGGTGCGCCAGGAGATGGGGATCCGGACCTTGTTCAACCTCATCGGCCCCCTCTGCAACCCGGCCGGGGTCAGGCGGCAGCTCATGGGAGTCTACTCCATGGAACTGGTGCCGACCATCGCCGGGGTTCTCCGGAGACTGGGCTGCGACAGGGCCATGGTCGTCGCCTCCGAGGATGGCCTGGACGAGATCTCGGTTTGCGCTCCCACGACGGTGGCCCACCTCCACAGGGACGGCACTATCCAGGTCCAGAACTTCGAGCCGGGCGACCTTGGGATCGCCATCCACAGGCCGGAGGCCCTGGCCGGCGGCAAGCCTGAGGAAAATGCGGAAATTTCCCTGGAGGTACTCAAGGGAGGGCAGGGACCGGTCAGGGACGCCGTGGCAGTGAACGCGGCGGCGGCCCTTGTCGTTGCCGGTCTGGCTTCGGATCTCGAGGAGGGGCTCGGAATGGCAGCGTCATCCCTGGATTCGGGAGAGGCCCTCGAGGTTCTGGAAAGAGTAATAAGGATCAGCACTCAGGAGGCGTGATGAAAAAGGGGTTCCTGGAAAAGGCCGCTGTCGCAGCCCGGCAGAACGTGACAGCCTGGAAAGGGCGATACGGTGACTTGCCGGTGCTGCCGGGCCGGGATCGCCGTCCGTTCCTCCCGACCGGGCAGGATGGGTGTGCGGTCATTGCCGAGGTCAAGATCTGCAGCCCTTCCCGGGGCGACCTCATGGGTGGTTCGGACCCGCTCCGTCTGGCGCCCATGTACACAGACGCCGGTGCCAGTGCCGTGAGTGTCGTAGTGGAGGAACAATATTTTGGAGGCAGCCCGGAACTTTTCGAAAAGGTCGCAAGATCCACGGCTCTGCCCCTCCTGTGGAAAGATTTCGTTGTCGACCCGTACCAGATCCAGCTGGCTTCCTCCCTCGGGGCGTCTGCCGTACTCCTCATCGTGGGGATGCTGGACGACCGTGAAATGAGATCTTTTCTCGACATGGCCGCGAGAGCCGGGCTCAGGACCCTCGTGGAGGTCCACGACCTGCAGGAGTATGAAAGGGCTGCAGCATCCGGCGCTGACCTCATCGGCGTCAACAACCGCAACCTCGTCACCCTGGAGGTTGACATAGCGGTATCAGAGCGAATGGCGCCACGGTTTTCCGAGGAGGTTCAGACGGTGGCTGAAAGCGGCATCAGGAAGCCGGAGGATGTGGCACGGATGGCCGGGGCGGGGTTTGATGCCGTTCTCATCGGGGAGTCGCTGGTGACTGCGGACGATCCCGCCCAACTACTGCAGGAGATGGTAGCAGCGGGATCACTCGTAGATGCGTGAAGCGTACGTGAGTGAGTGCGAACGATCTGACGCGATCACGCCTTATGCACTTACGCACACACGGTTTAGGATGTTATTGGATGTGGAGGAGATCTATGTGAGCAAGTGTCTAAGGTCTTACGCAATCACGCCTTACGCACAAACGCACACACGAGATTAACCGATGTGCATCAAGATCAAAATATGCGGGTTCACCCGCCCCGAGGATACGCTGTTCGCATGTGAACTGGGTGCCGACATCCTGGGGTTTAACTTTGTCCCTCAAAGCAGGAGGTACACAAACCCCTACGCCGCCAGGGAGATGATATCATCCCTTCCTCCTTTCGTGACGACAGTGGGTGTTTTCGCCGACGAGGAGGCCGGAGTGGTGAACGACCTGGTTGATTTCCTGGGGCTCGACGCGGTTCAGCTCCACGGCCGTGAGAGCGCCGCTTACTGCCGAAAGATCAGGACCC includes these proteins:
- a CDS encoding anthranilate synthase component I family protein, coding for MKLSLVGETAELPYELGEMPQIYAALEPFGPLGFLESREGTEKYARFGIAAARPLLTVHGKGHRYTVNDDMGNEVVTDVADPLQFIHDLEPAVDLPHGLENFRFAAGWIGSLGYETAELFEDIPRAGIDDVNLPDTFFYLPSLVVLKDAASRRLTLVALSGDRAGARDLVLEAVRRLKEVDVAAPSDQGEEKREARTTFEEGEFLEAVAKCKELIHDGELIQVVISRRWEVDPAPPPELVYSALAVFNPSPYHFYLQMPGGVLLGASPELLVRREGDILTVRPIAGTRRRGGNEEEDLALEKEMMSDPKERAEHTMLVDLGRNDLGRVSEAGTVQVTRRMLVERYSHVMHLVSEVRSRIDGRYDSYDVLRACFPAGTVSGAPKIRAMQAIAGLEPVVRGPYAGGVGYFDVRGNMDFCITIRSVFYSAGRAYIQSGAGIVADSVPERERDEITAKAAAMVKAFGNVSFEK
- a CDS encoding aminodeoxychorismate/anthranilate synthase component II, whose product is MILIIDNYDSFTYNIYQAICTMTPDAKGVEVVRNDRVTLSGLEEMGISHLVISPGPGRPDGAGISIEAVRAFSGRIPVLGVCLGHQTIGQVFGGEVVHAQRLMHGKPSMIRHTGRGLFEGIPTPLEAIRYHSLVLQKRSLPEELAVTASSDDGEIMGVSHRLFTVEGVQFHPESFGTVGGEVIFENFLKMEGGLRHAA
- the trpD gene encoding anthranilate phosphoribosyltransferase — encoded protein: MLRKKLGMVVEGIDLDAEAMAEAVGAIMEGEASPVQVGAFLTALRLKGESEEEIAGAAMALRARCVRLPGDAFADAIDTCGTGGDGAGTVNVSTLAAITAAGAGAKVAKHGNRSVSSLCGSADLLTALGVRIDLTPEASARCLKEAGFAFLFAPLYHPAMKMVAPVRQEMGIRTLFNLIGPLCNPAGVRRQLMGVYSMELVPTIAGVLRRLGCDRAMVVASEDGLDEISVCAPTTVAHLHRDGTIQVQNFEPGDLGIAIHRPEALAGGKPEENAEISLEVLKGGQGPVRDAVAVNAAAALVVAGLASDLEEGLGMAASSLDSGEALEVLERVIRISTQEA
- a CDS encoding indole-3-glycerol phosphate synthase TrpC; this encodes MKKGFLEKAAVAARQNVTAWKGRYGDLPVLPGRDRRPFLPTGQDGCAVIAEVKICSPSRGDLMGGSDPLRLAPMYTDAGASAVSVVVEEQYFGGSPELFEKVARSTALPLLWKDFVVDPYQIQLASSLGASAVLLIVGMLDDREMRSFLDMAARAGLRTLVEVHDLQEYERAAASGADLIGVNNRNLVTLEVDIAVSERMAPRFSEEVQTVAESGIRKPEDVARMAGAGFDAVLIGESLVTADDPAQLLQEMVAAGSLVDA